The stretch of DNA CGACGCCATATCCGGGCACGCCGATGACGCGCGACTTCGCCGGCCGCGGGCTCATTGTCGACCATGACGTCGAGGCGTACGACGGGACGACCGCCGTGGTGAAGACGACGTCGATGGAGGCGGAAGAGATCGAGTTCATGCGCTGGCGCGCCGAGCGGTGGATGAAGGCGCGGCACTTTCCGCCGGTGCTCGTTCACGATCCGTGGTTCGTCGGCCGGCACGCCATCCGGATGATGCGCCACACGTTCAGGGGCATGCGCCTGCGGACGTGGCTCGGGCTGGAGCCGCAGCGCGACGCGTTCCGGCGCTACAAGCGACTGCGACAGCGCGAACGCCAGTTCTTCGCGGCCGAGGACGAGCGTGCATCGAGCCGGCCGTTCGAGCCGGCCGGCACCGGGGCGTCGATCCCGTCCGTCAGCCGTGAGCCTGCGACTGACGGGGCGTCTGCGGCCGGCGGATCGCCGCACGGCTCGTGGTGAGCGTACACTCGCAGGCCGTGAACGAGATCGACATCGACGCGGTGACCCGCGCCATCGAGGCCGTGGGGCGCGACGTCGTGCTGCGGCGCTTTCGTCAGCTCGGCGAGGCGGACATCGAAACGAAGCTCACGCCGGGCTATCCCGACGACATGGTGACGGTCGTCGATCGCGAGGCGGAGGCGGCGCTGGCGGAGCGGCTCGGCGAGCTGGCCCCGGGGGCGCGGTTGATCGGCGAGGAGCTGGCGCACGGCCGTCCCGACGTGCTCGCGCTGCTCGACGACGACCGGCCCGTGTGGATCGTGGATCCGATCGACGGGACGAAGAACTTCGCGCGCGGCGACGATCGATTCGGGATCATGGTCAGCCTCGTCGTGGCGGGCGAGGCGCGCGCCGCGTGGATCGTGCTGCCCGCGCGAGACCGCGTGTTCGTCGCCGAGTCGGGGAGCGGCGCGTATCTCGACGGCACGCGCATTCACGCGCCGAGCGGCGGCGGCGGTCCCGTACGAGGCACGTTCAGCATCCGCTTCATGCCGGAGGCCCTGCGCGATGCGGTGCTGGCGCGCGTGCAGGGCCGATTCGCCGCCGGGCCGTTCTCCGGCTGTTCGGCGATCGAGTACACCGCCGTCCTGCAGGGCGACGCCGACTTCGTCGTGTACTACCGCCTGCTGCCCTGGGATCACGCGGCGCCGGCGCTGATC from Acidobacteriota bacterium encodes:
- a CDS encoding inositol monophosphatase; the encoded protein is MSVHSQAVNEIDIDAVTRAIEAVGRDVVLRRFRQLGEADIETKLTPGYPDDMVTVVDREAEAALAERLGELAPGARLIGEELAHGRPDVLALLDDDRPVWIVDPIDGTKNFARGDDRFGIMVSLVVAGEARAAWIVLPARDRVFVAESGSGAYLDGTRIHAPSGGGGPVRGTFSIRFMPEALRDAVLARVQGRFAAGPFSGCSAIEYTAVLQGDADFVVYYRLLPWDHAAPALILTEAGGRVEHRDGRPYTPRSTNQLTIAGRSAGVSALVRSWLDA